TTCTCGACCCGAGCACTCTTGTATTCTTTCCAGTAACTGGGTTCGCCTTTTTCCGGATGCCGCAGGCGCACTTTACCGCCATCGACACTGATCTCGGTGACCGTCTGCTTCGCCTCCGGTGGGGTCTCACGTTGGCGTTGCACGAGGCGTTGCAGCGTTGAATGACTCAACGACATCCCCGTTAAAACGGACACGTCGGTTTCGCCTTTCCCATAGCTTTGGCAGGCCGCAACCCGCAACGCACATTTCTCAAAGAGCGGGCTGAGACGACCGTGGGGTTCGAGGCCCAACCGCTGGGCTTGCTGTTCCCGAATCGGGAGGGTCCCCAGAACACTTTTTAGCTGCCGGGGGCGTCCCCGTTGGGTTTGGGTGCACGCTTCGACAAAAAAATTCCCACTTCGGGACTGACGTGCTCCAGCATCTGCTGCCGCACCGTCGTTTCAATGCCTTCAAGTGTGTCAACGGCTTCAGGAGGGCTATTGCGATGCAGAATCTTGGCAATCTCGCGGCTATGCTGGGCTAAGGCGGCTTGGTCTTCGGGGGACAAGAGCTTTTGGGGTAGAGACTACCCTTTCATCTCAGCACAGATGCTGGGTTCTCGCAAAAATGAGATGCTCCCATCATCCCCGTTGTTAAAGGAGCCAGTGTCACCTAGTTAAAAATCATTCACGTTGTTAAAACAGATAGCAGTATCTATTTAAAAAACACCGATGTTACTAAAGGTAATAGCGGTATCTCTCGAAGTGATAGTGGTACCTATTTAAAAACTATACATGTTGCTAAAGGTGATAGTGGTATCTGTTTAAAAACCATCGATGTTACTCAAGGAGGTAGCGGTATCTATTTCGAATCAAACCGGTTGTTTCAATCCCTTAGGGTTATCGCTGCGAGTGCTAGCGCTGGTTGACTGACAAAAGATTCTGCATTGGGCGCGGTTTCCGCGCCCTTACCAGATTTCGGATGCTGTAGGGGGCAGGGAACCTGCCCCTTTGGATAGTCTGGGTTCTAGCAGGTTTTGTCAGTCAATGAGGTGCTAGCGGTAGGAATGGAAAAGGTATGCGAGGGAGATGCTTAGGTATTCGAGGGTTATCACTCTCGGCCATTACCTTGTCTCAATGGCATGGCCACTATGTACTTGGCTCCCTATACTTGGCTCCATACACTGTCCAGGACATTGCCAGACTACGGGAAACGACCCTGCTCGCTGCTCCAATGGCACCGCCTCACCAGGGATTCTGGCCCTGGCGATTGCTACCGG
This portion of the Halomicronema hongdechloris C2206 genome encodes:
- a CDS encoding ISKra4 family transposase (programmed frameshift); the protein is MSPEDQAALAQHSREIAKILHRNSPPEAVDTLEGIETTVRQQMLEHVSPEVGNFFVEACTQTQRGRPRQLKSVLGTLPIREQQAQRLGLEPHGRLSPLFEKCALRVAACQSYGKGETDVSVLTGMSLSHSTLQRLVQRQRETPPEAKQTVTEISVDGGKVRLRHPEKGEPSYWKEYKSARVENLYYGAAFQANDWLQDWLNSQPLANPIICLGDGHRGVWAVFRPIATVETRLEILDWYHLVENLYGVGGSLKRLKQAKALLWEGRVDETQALFTDCALEQARRFCDYLERHRHRIVNYGYFQAEQICSIGSGAVESAIKQIDHRMKLPGAQWVPDNVQQALQVRCAYLNRAYDC